The Trichoderma asperellum chromosome 6, complete sequence region GGGTCGTATGGCAGTTTCTTTGGGTCTACGTCGGCGGTTGCCTCGGCTAGTGCTAGTTTGTAGAGGGACTCGGCGCCTTGGGGATTGCTCTTGAACTCCATGAAGCTCGCATATTCCAGGCATGCTTCCACCATTTGGCGGGAGTTCAGGCCTTTGGTCGCGAGAATCTTGGTATACCAATTGTCAGCAGACGGGTAAGCGAGCTCACAATCCTCTTCACGAGGAGCTGACGGGTTGCCTGGAGGGATTGGAGTCGGGTGAGGATTGGACGGGCCGATGACGAATTCGGGAGGGGTGACGATATTCCGCGTGATATCTCGCTGCCAGCCGTCAACATGCTCTGCGGCTTTGGCGGCTAGCATGATGGCTTCATAGTAGCCTCTCCTCCATTCCTCCGACTTCTCTGAGATGTCGCAGGCAATAAACTCGCCAGGCACCTCTAGCGATGGATCGACGATATCCGACAGTTTCACGACGTCCTGTCCTCCCGTCTTCGGATCTTCCAGCCGGATGACCACTCCCCGTGATAGCTCCAGGGCTCTAGCCCAATTGACCTCTCCATTCTTTGGATCTTTGAAGTTGTTCGCATCGCGCAGGAATTTTCTCGTCAGATAGTGCCATTCGTGCGGCGTAGGGAATTCTCGTTCCACGACCTCTTCGTTGACGGCGAACAGAATCGTCAAGACGCACACCACAACTCCCCACAAGGTGAGGGTGTAGCGCACCACGAGCTTCGCCTCGTGCTTCCACCACCGTCGCCGCTCGGAAGTATAGCACCGGACAGAGTTGGGGCTCGCTCTAGgaataaagagaaaaggcagGCTCGGTCGTGATCCGGTGGATGTGGTGAGGCGGGACTGGTTGGCAAAACTTCTCAGGCATCGTGATCTGGATCCTGCCTGGTGGAATACAATCTTCCGGGCTATCAGTCTTGGGGCCATGGCGGCGCAGGCCTAGAAGCCGGAGTCCGGCTGGTGTAAGCCAAGTCGAATAGGTGAACTGATGCCTTTTTTCTGGTTGTCAATTGAAGATGCGATCATcgacctaggtaggtacctatccGGATAAGAGATATGCAAGT contains the following coding sequences:
- a CDS encoding uncharacterized protein (EggNog:ENOG41~TransMembrane:1 (i71-93o)) yields the protein MAPRLIARKIVFHQAGSRSRCLRSFANQSRLTTSTGSRPSLPFLFIPRASPNSVRCYTSERRRWWKHEAKLVVRYTLTLWGVVVCVLTILFAVNEEVVEREFPTPHEWHYLTRKFLRDANNFKDPKNGEVNWARALELSRGVVIRLEDPKTGGQDVVKLSDIVDPSLEVPGEFIACDISEKSEEWRRGYYEAIMLAAKAAEHVDGWQRDITRNIVTPPEFVIGPSNPHPTPIPPGNPSAPREEDCELAYPSADNWYTKILATKGLNSRQMVEACLEYASFMEFKSNPQGAESLYKLALAEATADVDPKKLPYDPKTLVLKDRAEPPSMNVLSALTAMANHVARKGDISSALPMYLSILKARRSLSNDPPRTPLSKAKREPIYQQMLNFFAPPDYPPPPPDGALPPWRSTLERCQEAALNLYIGEILYATGSRDEGLAWTRDGVDLAEEQLRNPKINEDSRGTKSTCRNCLSTGLDNWSIMVSRLAKEEKDKKATGSQSSVFSFWSGPSRETEGRWEAEEAVIQDRVKRTRELLEDVQAPKPGIVSYFKV